The Arachis hypogaea cultivar Tifrunner chromosome 19, arahy.Tifrunner.gnm2.J5K5, whole genome shotgun sequence genome has a window encoding:
- the LOC112776055 gene encoding nucleoside diphosphate kinase 1, protein MAEQTFIMIKPDGVQRGLVGEIISRFEKKGFYLKGLKLITVDRPFAERHYADLSAKPFFNGLVEYIISGPVVAMVWEGKGVVATGRKLIGATNPLASEPGTIRGDFAIDIGRNVIHGSDSVESATKEIALWFPEGPANWQSSLHSWIYE, encoded by the exons ATGGCAGAACAAACCTTTATCATGATTAAGCCCGATGGTGTTCAAAGAGGCTTG GTTGGAGAGATTATTAGCAGATTTGAGAAGAAGGGATTTTACTTGAAAg GTTTAAAGCTCATCACCGTCGACCGCCCTTTTGCCGAGAGGCACTATGCTGACTTGTCTGCAAAGCCTTTCTTTAATGGATTGGTCGAATACATTATCTCTGGTCCTGTTGTTGCCATGGTCTGGGAGGGCAAAGGTGTTGTCGCAACTGGCCGAAAGTTGATTGGAGCAACAAACCCCTTGGCATCTGAGCCTGGAACTATCCGTGGTGACTTTGCCATTGACATCGGAAG GAATGTGATCCACGGAAGTGACTCTGTTGAGAGTGCCACCAAGGAAATCGCATTGTGGTTCCCTGAGGGCCCTGCTAACTGGCAAAGCAGCCTCCACTCTTGGATCTATgagtaa